The nucleotide window CCCTAGCACAAGGCAAGAGTTTTCAAGAATTTTATCTTTAATGGAGTAAGAAGACCCTCAACTCAGTTGAGGGATGAATTGCGACCAGTAAATAAATAGCGAAGCACGACTTAAAATCCCTTTGTACTGGTTAATGTAAATAAATGTAACAACAATATTGTATAGAGCTTAGTCATATATAAAATTAAATCAGGTCGAGAAACTTGAGGTAAGTTAATGATAGTCATTGAGTATAAAGTCAAAGCTAAACAACATCAATTCTTAGCTATTGATGAAGCTATTCGTACTACTCAATTCATCCGAAATAAATCTATTAGATATTGGATGGATAATGAGAAAGTTAATGGTGCAGACCTCAATAAAAACTGTACCAAACTAGCCAAAGAATTTAGCTTTGTTAAAGACCTTAACTCAATGGCCAGACAAAGTGCTGCTGAAAGAGCATGGTTAGCTATCTCTCGTTTTTACTCGAACTGTAAAAAGAAAATTCCGGGTAAAAAAGGATACCCTTCCTTTAAGAAAAATGTTAGGTCTGTCGAGTATAAAACCTGCGGTTGGAAATTAGATAAATCTAATAAGTCCATAACGTTTAAAGACGGTAAAGGTATTGGTAAAGTTAAACTAATTGGCAGTCGTGAGCTTAATTTTTATTCTGATTCAGAAATAAAAAGGGCCAGAATAGTAAAAAGAGCAGATGGTTATTATGTTCAATTCTGCCTATCAATAGACCCAAGAGTTGCTGTTAATACCTCCTTAGAAGCTACAGGAAACGCAGTGGGAATTGATTTAGGTTTAATTGATTTCATGACTGACAATCAAGGGTTAAAAGTACCAACCCCTAAGTTTTACCGCCAGGGAGAAAAACAACTCAATAGAACTAACAGAAAAAAATCTAAGAAATTCAAGAAAGGACAAAAACACCAATCTAATAACTATCATAAAGCTAGAAAAAGATACAGCCTTAAACATTTAAGAGTAAGTAGGCAACGTAAAGAGTGGCTAAAGAGATTAGCTCTGCGTTTAGTTAAGTCGAAAGATCTTATCGTCTATGAAGACTTAAATGTTAAAGGTTTGGTAAAAAATCCTAAACTAGCTAAAAGTATTAGTGATGCTGGTTGGAGTATATTCCGTCAATGGTTAGACTATTTTGCCTACAAATATGGAAAAGTAAGTTTAGCTGTTGCTCCTCATTATACCTCTCAAGAATGTAGTAATTGTGGCATGATTGT belongs to Gloeothece citriformis PCC 7424 and includes:
- a CDS encoding RNA-guided endonuclease InsQ/TnpB family protein, whose product is MIVIEYKVKAKQHQFLAIDEAIRTTQFIRNKSIRYWMDNEKVNGADLNKNCTKLAKEFSFVKDLNSMARQSAAERAWLAISRFYSNCKKKIPGKKGYPSFKKNVRSVEYKTCGWKLDKSNKSITFKDGKGIGKVKLIGSRELNFYSDSEIKRARIVKRADGYYVQFCLSIDPRVAVNTSLEATGNAVGIDLGLIDFMTDNQGLKVPTPKFYRQGEKQLNRTNRKKSKKFKKGQKHQSNNYHKARKRYSLKHLRVSRQRKEWLKRLALRLVKSKDLIVYEDLNVKGLVKNPKLAKSISDAGWSIFRQWLDYFAYKYGKVSLAVAPHYTSQECSNCGMIVKKALSERTHVCSECKSVLDRDENAAINILRKGIYQLSTTLGRRECEASGDETSALIGEILLRASFVNE